A region of Desulfolithobacter dissulfuricans DNA encodes the following proteins:
- a CDS encoding ATP-grasp domain-containing protein, translating to MAEKEQQARQTILLLGASADQIFAIRTARSMGLRVLVVDRQATSPGFKLADDHAQISTTDIPALKRLIDRYQRDKGPIAGVLVMGSDIPQVVCELASYLGTPHIPMRSAKLSTNKYLMKRCFADHGVPVPWFRAIHSLDELIQTVEQQGYPLVLKPVDRSGARGVFYLNRGCDLKVLYEQSRALSFTGQVMVEEFLPGLQISTETVMWQGRAHTPGFADRNYEMLHRYAPNIIENGGWVPSRVTSGQRQAVERLVEQAALALGVENGVVKGDVVLTPEGPRMIEMATRLSGGDFSESLIPLGCGVNIVVAAINIAIGREPDLDLLRPRFQKGVVNRYFFPEPGTLIRIEGAENVRRQPWLHKLEFWYQPGDRVPPVQSHADRFGVFVICANTREEAEDHADWVYRTIKIVTSTP from the coding sequence TTGGCTGAGAAGGAACAACAGGCCCGGCAGACCATTCTTCTGCTGGGAGCCAGTGCGGACCAGATCTTTGCTATCCGAACGGCCCGAAGCATGGGGTTACGGGTGCTGGTGGTGGACAGACAGGCAACGTCTCCCGGTTTCAAGCTCGCTGACGACCATGCGCAGATCAGCACCACGGACATTCCGGCACTGAAAAGACTGATCGATCGATATCAGCGGGATAAGGGTCCCATCGCCGGAGTGCTTGTCATGGGAAGCGATATTCCGCAGGTTGTCTGTGAACTTGCATCGTATCTCGGCACCCCGCACATCCCCATGAGGTCGGCAAAGCTGTCGACCAACAAGTACCTGATGAAGCGCTGTTTCGCCGATCACGGCGTACCCGTTCCCTGGTTTCGGGCCATCCACAGCCTCGATGAGTTGATCCAGACGGTCGAGCAGCAGGGATATCCGCTGGTTCTCAAACCGGTGGATCGTTCCGGAGCCCGGGGGGTATTCTATCTGAACCGGGGCTGCGATCTCAAGGTACTGTACGAGCAGTCCCGGGCCCTCTCTTTCACGGGACAGGTCATGGTAGAGGAGTTTCTGCCCGGCCTGCAGATCAGCACGGAAACAGTTATGTGGCAGGGCAGGGCCCATACACCTGGCTTTGCTGACCGTAACTATGAAATGCTGCACCGTTATGCGCCCAATATCATTGAAAACGGCGGCTGGGTTCCCAGCCGTGTCACCTCCGGACAACGACAGGCTGTTGAACGGCTGGTGGAGCAGGCGGCTTTAGCTCTCGGGGTCGAAAACGGCGTGGTCAAAGGTGATGTGGTCCTCACCCCGGAAGGTCCCAGAATGATAGAAATGGCCACCCGCCTCTCAGGCGGTGATTTTTCCGAAAGCCTCATCCCGCTGGGCTGCGGCGTCAATATCGTTGTGGCAGCCATCAATATCGCTATCGGACGCGAACCGGACCTGGATTTACTTAGGCCCCGGTTCCAGAAAGGGGTGGTCAATAGGTATTTTTTCCCCGAGCCCGGGACTCTGATCCGCATAGAGGGAGCGGAGAATGTCCGACGACAGCCATGGCTGCATAAACTGGAATTCTGGTATCAGCCCGGAGACCGGGTTCCACCGGTACAGAGCCATGCCGACAGGTTCGGGGTCTTTGTTATATGCGCAAATACAAGAGAAGAAGCGGAAGACCATGCCGACTGGGTGTACCGGACGATCAAAATAGTCACCAGCACTCCATGA
- a CDS encoding polysaccharide pyruvyl transferase family protein yields the protein MAKRVLFAGAYGIRSQGDDAALLVLYRELQRRHQHLEGVVLCRHASEKLYAPYGLEVLPNFEYESRAAGLGKWFQGFNHDDDRRHLHSLLRQIERADLLILGAGNAFVDYTIDLLKGPIPYFVILTLMAQMTDTPVLWFGISIGPLTTDLGCRMTRLAAKLADIITVRDQGSLQYLRSLDHKGEIHLLPDPVLGLDPGSRPRHPFPTGCSGGERQVFAVSVRAVTRQMGMDYQRYIDTMASSLDQLIEHFNVNMLFIPHCTYEHGAPEQDDRTVARAISGRMQHHDSVLRVDDHLSVDESLALYRNCNLAICTRLHANVYAAIQGVPSVAISYHPKVTSFMDFIGCDNYCISLDHLLPETIIHKTEDLMRNKISVSAAVRNKIDRARTEINRYADLACDLMR from the coding sequence ATGGCCAAAAGAGTTCTGTTTGCCGGAGCGTACGGTATTCGCAGCCAGGGCGACGATGCCGCCCTCCTGGTCCTGTACCGGGAGCTTCAGCGTCGCCACCAGCACCTGGAAGGGGTGGTGCTTTGCCGCCACGCCTCGGAAAAACTGTATGCGCCCTATGGACTCGAGGTTCTGCCCAATTTTGAATACGAGAGCAGAGCGGCTGGTCTGGGAAAATGGTTTCAGGGCTTTAACCACGACGACGACCGGCGCCACCTGCACTCCCTGCTCCGGCAGATTGAACGCGCCGATCTCCTGATTCTTGGTGCAGGCAATGCCTTTGTCGACTACACGATAGACCTGCTCAAAGGCCCCATACCCTATTTTGTTATTCTCACCCTCATGGCCCAGATGACAGACACCCCTGTACTCTGGTTCGGCATCTCCATCGGTCCCCTGACAACGGATCTCGGTTGCAGAATGACACGGCTGGCCGCGAAACTGGCAGATATCATCACGGTACGGGACCAAGGGAGCCTGCAATACCTCCGATCACTTGATCATAAGGGTGAAATACACCTGCTGCCGGATCCTGTTCTGGGCCTTGATCCCGGCTCCCGGCCTCGCCACCCGTTCCCAACCGGCTGCAGCGGGGGCGAAAGACAGGTCTTCGCGGTTTCTGTTCGGGCGGTAACCAGACAGATGGGGATGGATTACCAACGATATATTGACACGATGGCCTCATCCCTTGATCAACTGATCGAACATTTCAACGTCAACATGCTCTTCATTCCGCATTGCACCTACGAGCATGGCGCCCCTGAACAGGACGACCGGACCGTGGCCCGGGCCATTTCCGGGCGAATGCAGCACCATGATTCTGTACTCAGAGTCGACGACCACCTGTCTGTTGACGAATCCCTGGCGCTCTACAGAAACTGCAACCTCGCCATTTGTACCCGGCTGCATGCCAATGTCTATGCGGCGATCCAAGGGGTACCATCGGTGGCCATTAGCTACCATCCCAAGGTAACAAGCTTCATGGATTTCATCGGCTGTGACAACTACTGCATTTCTCTGGATCACCTTCTTCCGGAAACCATTATCCATAAAACAGAGGACCTGATGCGAAACAAAATTTCCGTATCCGCGGCGGTCCGAAACAAGATCGACCGGGCCAGAACAGAAATCAACCGGTATGCTGATCTGGCCTGTGACCTGATGCGGTAA
- the csrA gene encoding carbon storage regulator CsrA has protein sequence MLVLTRKPGEGIVIGDNIVVKIIEAKGGGIRIGIEAPRETKIYRQEVYDRICQENIEAARWDITDLNILSDSLATRTVKK, from the coding sequence ATGCTGGTTCTGACCAGAAAACCCGGTGAAGGTATCGTCATCGGCGACAATATCGTTGTTAAGATCATAGAAGCCAAGGGAGGCGGCATCCGGATCGGCATAGAAGCGCCCCGGGAAACCAAGATTTACCGGCAGGAAGTCTATGACCGTATCTGCCAGGAAAACATTGAAGCTGCCCGCTGGGATATTACGGACCTCAACATCCTCAGTGATTCTCTTGCAACCAGGACGGTAAAAAAATGA
- a CDS encoding SDR family NAD(P)-dependent oxidoreductase, translated as MRLKDKVAVITGGSRGIGREIALAFAREGCRIVVNYISRVDLADETVKTIEAAGSRAMAIRADISRRPEVREMFCRAIDEFGRIDILVNNAGINRRGWFEEATDEDWDRIMEVNLKGPFICSQEVFPYMKRQQSGRIINISSVAGQYHGPKTVHYAVSKAGLNSLTKVIARYGAEHNILVNAVAPGIMWTDQTADELASPAGQKIIDMTLVKRPGQLQDVSSTCILLASDEQNYITGQVISVSGGAYLG; from the coding sequence ATGCGCCTGAAAGACAAGGTCGCCGTCATTACAGGTGGATCCCGCGGAATCGGCAGGGAGATCGCTCTGGCCTTTGCCAGGGAAGGATGTCGCATAGTCGTCAACTATATATCCCGGGTCGATCTCGCCGACGAGACCGTAAAGACAATAGAGGCAGCCGGAAGCCGGGCCATGGCTATCCGGGCCGACATATCCCGACGGCCGGAAGTCAGAGAGATGTTTTGCAGGGCGATAGATGAGTTTGGCCGGATAGATATACTGGTCAACAATGCCGGGATCAACAGGCGGGGCTGGTTTGAAGAGGCGACCGATGAAGACTGGGACCGGATCATGGAAGTCAACCTCAAGGGGCCTTTCATCTGCAGCCAGGAAGTTTTTCCCTACATGAAGAGGCAACAAAGCGGCCGAATCATCAACATTTCCTCTGTTGCCGGCCAATACCACGGGCCCAAGACCGTTCATTATGCCGTTTCCAAGGCCGGACTCAACAGCCTCACCAAGGTGATCGCCCGTTATGGTGCCGAACATAATATTCTGGTGAATGCAGTGGCCCCGGGCATCATGTGGACCGATCAGACAGCGGACGAGCTGGCCAGCCCCGCCGGACAGAAGATAATCGACATGACCCTGGTGAAAAGGCCCGGTCAGCTGCAGGACGTGTCCAGCACCTGCATCCTGCTGGCCTCTGACGAACAGAACTATATCACCGGTCAGGTGATCAGCGTCAGCGGAGGGGCCTACCTTGGCTGA
- a CDS encoding flagellar assembly protein FliW, translating to MTLKKIMTRFGEVEYDPENTIYFPEGLVGLEDLHHFIVMPNKKEGPLFWIQCVDNPEFAFVVTDPTNFFLDYGVPEPGEEILKRLKAGKDDKLFILAIVTVHPNQEITLNLAAPLFFAPESNRAVQVILENSPYDVRTPLPKVEASRK from the coding sequence ATGACGCTCAAGAAAATAATGACCCGCTTTGGCGAGGTGGAATACGACCCGGAAAACACTATTTATTTCCCAGAAGGCCTGGTGGGACTCGAAGACCTCCACCACTTCATAGTCATGCCCAACAAGAAGGAAGGTCCCCTGTTCTGGATCCAGTGCGTGGACAATCCGGAGTTCGCCTTTGTGGTGACCGACCCGACCAATTTCTTCCTCGACTATGGGGTACCCGAACCTGGAGAAGAGATCCTGAAAAGGCTGAAAGCGGGCAAGGACGACAAGCTCTTTATCCTGGCCATCGTCACCGTGCATCCGAACCAGGAGATCACTCTGAACCTGGCAGCCCCTCTCTTCTTTGCCCCTGAAAGCAACCGGGCAGTGCAGGTGATACTGGAAAATTCACCCTATGATGTCCGGACTCCGCTGCCCAAGGTGGAGGCATCCAGGAAATAA
- a CDS encoding B12-binding domain-containing radical SAM protein: MKITLLVTSLKEDELHKRQLPLGIGYLASYVEKHLPDVTVDITADINDIFLQKPDLVGISSVSQCFNAALEHARKIKKHLAIPVLLGGYHVTSLPQQLQSCFDAGVIGEGETTFLNLVRLLQDEGAFSPSSLRHIPGICYHDESGTVKITEPVEPLSSIDLLPYPKRNISPGAKNIFQFSSRGCIYRCKFCASSRHWRKFRPHSAAYFVQELKYLQKTYDATSIHLLDDLFFADPKRVREIVTMMRTEGLSDQFRFDSFISSNLASRDILLMAREMGFTSIKFGGETGSDRLLKEIKGPHASVAHHQRCINLCRELGLDVRASFIFGSPGETEEDLELTYQFLKRNKGVLKIHGFYLTMPIPGTPYWDLAMQKGLVSEDMDWSRLNIDYLKKESFDLEKAIYLNEENVSRTTLKHYFETFRKEFEFFQG; the protein is encoded by the coding sequence ATGAAGATCACACTCCTTGTTACATCGCTCAAAGAGGACGAGCTACACAAAAGGCAACTTCCGCTCGGGATCGGCTATCTTGCCTCCTACGTGGAAAAACATCTACCCGATGTCACGGTAGACATCACGGCCGACATCAATGACATCTTCCTCCAGAAACCGGATCTGGTCGGGATCAGCTCTGTTTCCCAATGCTTCAACGCAGCTCTGGAACATGCCAGAAAGATAAAAAAACACCTCGCAATCCCTGTCCTGCTTGGTGGATACCATGTGACCTCGCTACCGCAGCAACTCCAAAGCTGCTTTGATGCAGGCGTCATCGGCGAGGGAGAAACGACGTTCCTCAACCTTGTGAGGCTCCTGCAAGACGAGGGCGCATTTTCCCCATCCAGTCTCCGCCACATTCCGGGAATCTGTTATCATGACGAATCAGGAACCGTCAAAATCACCGAGCCCGTTGAACCGTTATCTTCCATAGACCTGTTGCCATATCCCAAGCGGAATATCTCGCCCGGAGCGAAAAATATCTTTCAGTTCTCTTCCCGGGGCTGTATCTATCGATGCAAGTTCTGTGCATCGTCCCGACACTGGAGAAAATTCCGGCCACACAGTGCAGCCTACTTTGTCCAGGAATTGAAATATCTGCAGAAAACCTATGATGCCACAAGCATCCATCTCCTCGATGACCTGTTTTTTGCCGATCCTAAAAGGGTTCGCGAGATCGTGACGATGATGCGAACCGAAGGACTCTCCGATCAGTTTCGGTTCGACAGCTTCATCTCCTCCAACCTTGCCTCCAGAGACATCCTCCTCATGGCCAGGGAGATGGGTTTCACTTCCATAAAATTCGGAGGAGAAACAGGATCAGACCGATTACTCAAGGAGATCAAGGGCCCGCATGCCTCGGTTGCCCATCATCAGCGCTGTATAAATCTGTGCCGGGAACTGGGTCTGGACGTACGCGCTTCCTTTATTTTCGGCAGCCCGGGGGAGACGGAAGAGGACCTGGAGCTGACCTACCAGTTCCTGAAAAGGAACAAGGGGGTGCTAAAGATCCACGGGTTTTATCTCACCATGCCCATCCCCGGCACGCCTTACTGGGATCTGGCCATGCAGAAAGGACTGGTCAGCGAAGATATGGACTGGAGCCGACTCAATATCGATTACCTGAAGAAGGAGTCCTTTGATCTTGAGAAGGCCATTTATCTCAACGAGGAAAATGTTTCACGGACCACCCTGAAACATTATTTCGAGACATTCAGAAAGGAATTCGAATTCTTTCAAGGATAA
- a CDS encoding cytidylyltransferase domain-containing protein: MQESSRDTFKQERTVAFIVARLGSSRLPGKQFRKIGRKMLLEWLLEELRRCRQVDKIVLATSAEPENGPLLSWSDKQGISTYSYPGGVNHVTTRLRRAAEKFSAEICVLVSGDCPLIHAPAIDQLVSSLKCHPEADFVAAKPDSQGHPPALQGISVARIKTWQRADDLSDRPALKEHHFPILHQRPDLFTCHRIALQKDLYAPFHHRYSIDTWADLEFHNVVHNTLAASGSTYSLPAVVNLLRQDQSLVSINSHVHQKGVGEIDRKVLMVVDAGEKYGYGHLMRSRELALQITERLGWSVTFLVTDLEATNSLEAVGLRVLPKDKDATDRSASLPMYNGKNPVELLGLSAPGNTAWLASYDLVILDLNCQNNLPPGWRQRLPESSRVVIIDRLDDWTREADLVIIPGVTGQVPDSQSADGKPEILAGRDYVILRREISRLTDRKIPKNIDLLTYLHHEWQRDIIKKFSAATDLTVHIIEGQRPDFHYLMARSRVFLSGFGVSFYEALALGTYPVTWAFSAAHCRDARCFYRQTGLREIVVPTDAKQDELSRVINQALVEKTGQVIEDGTSNIVRKINSLLKQPCA, encoded by the coding sequence ATGCAGGAGAGCAGCAGGGACACGTTTAAGCAGGAACGAACAGTGGCCTTTATTGTGGCCCGTCTCGGATCGTCCAGGCTTCCTGGAAAGCAGTTTAGAAAAATCGGGCGCAAAATGCTCCTCGAGTGGCTTTTGGAGGAACTCAGGAGATGTCGGCAAGTCGACAAAATAGTCCTGGCCACCTCTGCGGAGCCAGAAAACGGCCCCCTTCTCTCCTGGAGCGACAAGCAGGGCATATCCACCTACAGTTATCCTGGAGGCGTCAACCATGTAACTACCCGGTTGCGGCGGGCAGCTGAAAAATTCTCCGCGGAGATATGCGTGCTTGTCAGTGGCGACTGCCCATTGATCCATGCCCCTGCCATCGATCAACTGGTCTCGTCACTCAAATGCCACCCGGAGGCAGACTTTGTCGCAGCCAAACCAGACAGCCAGGGGCACCCGCCGGCCTTGCAGGGTATCTCGGTTGCCCGGATCAAGACCTGGCAGCGTGCCGATGACCTGTCGGACCGGCCGGCTCTGAAGGAACACCATTTTCCGATCCTCCACCAACGTCCTGACCTTTTTACCTGTCACAGAATCGCGCTTCAAAAGGACCTCTATGCCCCGTTTCATCATCGTTATTCCATAGATACCTGGGCAGATCTTGAATTTCATAATGTAGTGCACAACACCCTTGCAGCCAGCGGCTCCACCTACAGCCTCCCTGCGGTCGTCAACCTCCTGCGGCAGGATCAATCCCTTGTAAGCATCAACAGCCATGTCCACCAGAAAGGTGTGGGAGAAATCGACAGGAAGGTCCTCATGGTGGTAGATGCCGGTGAAAAATACGGATACGGGCATCTCATGCGGAGCCGTGAATTGGCGTTGCAGATCACGGAACGGCTTGGATGGTCGGTCACCTTCCTGGTAACCGACCTGGAGGCGACAAACTCCCTGGAGGCGGTCGGACTCCGGGTACTGCCAAAGGATAAAGACGCGACAGACCGCTCCGCATCCCTGCCAATGTACAATGGAAAAAATCCCGTCGAACTCCTTGGTCTCTCCGCCCCCGGGAATACCGCCTGGCTTGCCTCCTATGACCTGGTTATTCTGGATCTGAACTGCCAGAACAACCTGCCACCGGGGTGGAGGCAGAGGCTTCCCGAAAGTTCAAGGGTCGTAATCATCGACCGGCTTGATGACTGGACCAGGGAAGCGGACCTTGTCATTATTCCTGGTGTTACAGGACAAGTTCCCGACAGTCAGTCCGCTGATGGGAAACCTGAAATTCTTGCAGGACGCGACTATGTGATTCTTCGCAGGGAAATCAGCAGACTGACGGACCGGAAGATTCCCAAAAACATTGATCTCCTGACGTACCTGCATCACGAGTGGCAAAGAGATATCATCAAGAAATTTTCTGCAGCAACTGATCTTACTGTTCACATCATTGAGGGGCAACGTCCTGATTTCCATTATCTTATGGCGAGAAGCCGTGTGTTTTTAAGCGGATTTGGCGTTTCTTTTTACGAGGCCCTTGCCCTGGGCACCTACCCGGTAACCTGGGCGTTTTCCGCTGCCCATTGCCGCGATGCCCGATGCTTTTACAGGCAGACCGGTCTCAGGGAGATCGTGGTACCCACCGATGCAAAGCAGGACGAACTTTCCAGGGTCATCAATCAGGCCCTGGTCGAGAAAACAGGACAGGTCATTGAGGACGGCACCTCCAACATTGTCCGTAAGATAAACTCTCTCCTGAAGCAACCCTGCGCATGA
- a CDS encoding class I SAM-dependent methyltransferase has protein sequence MHCLRPHTIFDLLDENEKLATIPLPGKHSLTSMLERAILTALVKLGRPETIFEFGTYIGETTTLLALNSKATVFTVDLDEITAKTPLDDFEKKNFATGRQGEKMFHGLAEAGRIKELHGDSTTMDLSRFTGQIDFILIDGGHHIDVVASDTEQAFKMLRGGKRGFIVWHDYKNPRYEITGFLDRLSRDIALYHVEETTYVFYCTVPSDLKAITTWETGGRHTT, from the coding sequence ATGCATTGCTTACGACCACACACCATCTTCGACCTTCTTGACGAGAACGAAAAATTGGCCACCATTCCCCTGCCGGGCAAACACTCTCTCACCTCCATGCTGGAGCGGGCTATTCTGACGGCGCTCGTGAAACTTGGTCGGCCGGAAACCATTTTTGAGTTCGGCACCTATATCGGGGAAACGACCACCCTTCTTGCGCTCAACAGCAAGGCCACAGTTTTCACTGTCGACCTCGACGAAATAACCGCCAAGACACCTCTTGATGACTTTGAAAAAAAGAACTTCGCCACCGGCAGGCAAGGAGAGAAAATGTTCCACGGGCTGGCAGAGGCCGGACGTATCAAGGAACTCCATGGGGATTCCACCACAATGGATCTTTCGCGGTTCACCGGACAGATCGACTTCATCCTCATCGACGGCGGACACCATATCGATGTGGTTGCCTCGGACACAGAGCAAGCCTTCAAAATGCTCAGAGGTGGCAAGAGAGGGTTTATCGTGTGGCATGACTACAAAAATCCCCGGTATGAAATCACCGGATTCCTTGACCGGCTCTCCCGCGACATTGCCCTATACCATGTCGAAGAAACAACATATGTATTTTACTGTACTGTTCCCTCAGACCTGAAAGCTATAACAACATGGGAAACCGGGGGCCGACACACCACATGA